The Xiphophorus maculatus strain JP 163 A chromosome 7, X_maculatus-5.0-male, whole genome shotgun sequence region CACGTCCTTTACTGTCAAACTTTCTTTATCAACTCTGGATGTCTCTGGTGTAATTTCACTTGATATGAAAAACCAAAGTGGTTCCAGCCACTTCAGTATATTTTCATTTGGGACATAAAGACCACTGTCTGGATTGACCTCACAACCCTGAAGAAGACTTTGAATTATTGGTTTCAAGAATTCTGCTGCATTTGAAAGTGTCAATTTCTTGACAAGGTTTAAAGTTTCCAGAAGAttgtgttttccatttattGCATGATCcgcaaatttgttttcatagCCAAAGAAAAGCCTGTCATATCTTGAAATCAGCTTTGGAAATTTAGAGTTAAACTTTCGTAAAAGCTTGTCTTTTGTAAGAAGAAGTGGAAGGCCATCAAGTAATGTGGAATCATTCTCTGCATTTTCCTTTAATTGGGAATCGTTCAAACAAAACTCTAGGAGCTCTGagcattgtttttcattttggatgAGAGTAGCAGTTACAGGCAAGGGTAAATCCACATCTGTTTGTGTTGGATCATTGATGGCCTTTTCTTGTAAAAACATACGCACAGTAGCAGGACTGACTTCTTTCACTTCAATCCCAGCTGACTGTATGCTTTCCCAAATGCAGCGCATCTTTGTGAAAGCAGGAACAAGTTTCATTCCAAGAGCTTCCAAAACGAGACTGATCTTTTCATTTGTTGAGTTTGTTAGGTAAGGTGCTTGGACAAGATCTGTTTTTGTGAGGTTACACCAATCAAGAGAGTACTCTATCAATTCCTGTCTTGCAGTTTTGCATGTCGAGGTTTTCAGAACTGGAATTACATCAAGTTCGTTTTCTTTAATGGATCTGTACACATGTTGTATCATTTCATGCCACTCTGGACCAACATTTATTGTCTTGATTGGCCAAAAGCGCAAGTATGAATCACTGAAATGGTGTCCAAGACTTTGAAGGAAGCCTTTCTTGACATTAATTTTACCTCTAATGTAACGCAAGAGATCTGCATAAAGTGGAGCGATTATTAGTTGTTTCAAACTCTCATTCCAATTTGACTTCACACTTTGGCCATCTACTTTCCAAAGATTTTTCCTATTTGCATCTACCTCAAAGTTTCCATTCACATGTACTGGCAGTCCAGTTTTTCCAGGCAATGGGAGTGAGCAGAAGGCAGCACCTTGGAAATCATTGTTAGTGGTTAGGACAGAGTGGGGAgaatttttctttacatgtgCAGCAATCGCCCCCTGGGGAAGTTTCTTAGCTGCTTTTAGTTCATTACTGTTTTTGAATGATCCAAACTGTTCAGCAATAATCCATTCACTTTGTCTTTTATCTGAGGTGGAAACTGTCATTTCATAGAAGGTCTTGCAGGGGGTTATTGGATTCTTAGACTGCTGTGCATTCTGTAATTGCTTtgcaaatgtttccttttttactctGCTTTCTTGTTGCAGAGTTCTTTCAATAGTTAGGATGGTTTTAAGCTTCTTGGAAGTGGTATCAAGTTCATGAACTTCAATCTTGCAGATGTTTTTCAGGAACAGAATTAATCCTTCTGGATCTTCAGACAGAACAGAGAACAGTTCCCTCATACAATCCTCAGTGACATCCTGCTGACATATATTTGAACTTTTTGCTGCCATGTTTGTCCTCAGAGGTAATCTGAACATGGTGCCTTCTTTAAGAGGGAATTTCTCAGGAAGAAATGATTCATAGACATCAGTGTACATCTTTTTGAAACCGCTAACTAGATTGTATCCAATACCTAGAGGAGGCTTGCCTGAATGACTTTCAATGTATTTCTGATTGGGATCAGAAATGCAAAGTAATTCATCTCCAGTTAGGATGGAGGGACAGTCAGTCAGGTGGTAAACAGAGTTGAAACCAAGTCCATATTTCCCAGTCTTTCCttgtaagttttgttttcctccttctcCCAGCTGCTGAATGCCTTTCAAGTCATCATCAGAAAACACTTTGTTGTTGAAAACACAGAGAGCTGGACCCTGCAAACTGTTCCAGCTTTTcccaaatgttttttctttgccatGTTGACGTTTGTCCCATATGAAATGAATTTCTGTTGCCTCAGCATCATCAGCATTTTGGATCAGTTCTTTAAGAATGTCTTTCTTCGACGGATATGCTGCAATTATGTTTTGAATTCGAACAGTTAGTTGTTCCTGCTGttcaaaatggaaagaaaaaggggaaaagttGTCAACTGTGCAGTCTTTCAGAGTGTGATGCCTGGTTGTTTGGATTCCAAAGTGGATAGCCATAGGACGAGGGATATTTTGATGACACAATGTGATACCTGAAGCAACTGGCATCCATGGACTGTCATTGTAAAACAGCTCTTTGGCGGGCTGCAAAACTCCATGCTCATTTGGTATCAAACACTCTTTagttggtttttcttttgtctcaaATATCCCTTTCATTAAAATTGTAAGGCAAATAGATAAATCCCTTTCTGGGAGtactttgttttcatgttgGGAGTGAAGTTCTTGAAGCACAGAGAAAAACTGAGTGGtggtaaacatttttccaaCGCCAACAGTCTCCCAAAGATTCCTGAAACTAGTGAAGGCATGTGGAAGTACGTGGAGATAAGGTTTGGCTTCaaactgttcattttctgcAACACAGTTGACATTAACAAATGTGCTGCCAATGAGGATGAAGGGGAATGAATTGGCCTGCTGTGAAATGAAAGTGCCATTCTCACAACCACTGATCCACTGATCTAGAAACTTATAGCACTCATATGCTACTTTGTGAAGCACAGATGTGTCCAAAGACTGTGAACGCTTACTGGCTTCTTGCAGCTGCTGAAGCACAGTCTCTGGCTCTGGACTGTTCTGAACTTCTAAAAGGTCCAAGACAGGGTCAGTGTTGTGTATTTTCAGTCCAATATGATCCAGCACATGATGAATCATATTAACAAGTGGATGGAATCTGTCACTGAAAATTGCTGTGGGTTGTTGGAGcattgtgttttcattcatcTTTATGTCACCAGGGGAAAATGCTGGGAGAAATGGAGTCATTCTCAAGGTTTTCCAGTGGGGAGAATTTTTGTCATTCAGGTGGTTTTTCATAAGTTCAAGAaggcattttacatttttatatgctttctttttgtcaacTCTCCAGGTTTCAGTCATTGTGCATGCTTTGTGTGTGATGTCCTCTAGTGAAAGGTGATCACTGGCCATTCCAAGTTCCAGCAACCGTTGAATCCTTCTGGGTGAACCGAAGTCTTGTTTGGTTCCACCCAGCAAGCGTCCTTCATCTGGCTCAAAAAGACAGGCCACTCTTCCAGAGGGATTGACAAGTTTCTTGATATATTGGAGTTCTCCGTCTGATGTAGGTATGCAGGGATACAATGTCAGCAGATCGTCAATTTCTTTTATGTTGAGGTCCACTGCATGCAGCACAAGTGTATCTCTGGTCTTAGGGTCCATGGTAGCAAGGTTTTTGAACACCATCTCTTGGTAAAACTTCTCCCATGTCCATGTCTTGTCTTGTAAAACCTTTTCTTGCCCAGCTTGTTTGAAGCTCTTTCTTAACCACAGTGGGATAGGAACAACAAAGTTTGGTGCTTTCATGTATTTCTTGCACACCTGAGCAGCAAGTTTGctgatttctgcattttcttcaaTGCATTCATGTAGAAAGATTGCATTGTTCATTGAGCACCAGTGTTCTCCGTCAGAAAAGAGCTCTAGGCCACTGGAGCACTGCACGAGTTTAGAGTAAAATGCATCCACCAAGGGCTTAAAAGTATCactcactttctctctctcaggcCAAAATCTGTAATAACAGTAAGCCTcaagttgtttgttttcagacattttcttcaGTGCAGAAAGTGAAGTAATATATGCTGTCACCACAGGATCCTCTTGAAGAGCCATGTTCCACTTGTGTTTCACTCCACTTTCCCAAAGACCTTTTCTGTTGCTCATTACGGCAAATGTACTATTTATATTTACAGGAAGACCTGTCTGAATGGGAAGAGGAAGGAAGCAAAATGCCTGTCCAGTGAAATCTGTTTGTAGAGGAGAtaattttcctgtttctgtatCTTGTTGCAAAGGCACAGCAACCCCTCCAATGGGCAAGGAGAATACAGCCTtctccttttctgttttgttctcttGAAGAACCATTTTCAGAGACTGACCAATGCCAAAGCAGTTGTAAATGAGCCAAGACTGTACTTCAGTTTCACCAAATTGCTTGCTAGTTATCTGGACAATTTGGACTGTGGAGCTATCAATGACTTTTGTGCATTTAATATCATGTTTCATCAATGATTTCTGTGCTTGTTGCTGCTTCTTGATGAAGGTCTCATTTGAAATCTTCATTGTATTATCAACAGTTTTAACTAAGTCCAGGAGGGTTGGTATTTCTTCATCCCTCAGTGGTGTTGATACATTGCTTGAGATACTTTTTAGAGACAACATGTTGATGTTCTTGAGAAAAAGCAGATGAGCTTGTGAGTTCTTCATGAAGTTCTGCTGTAGAACAAAGATATCCTGTTCATGGTATACCTTTTTGCTTATTTCTGATCTCTGAGCTTCTTCCTCACTTCGGAAAGGTAGTTTGATTAGCGTGCCATCAAAAGGTTTTGGAGGACATTTTTGGGTGAAGTTACAGTCAAAAATACCTTCATATGGTCCAAATAGACCAGGAAAGCAATGGAAAAGTCTCTGTTGAGAGAGATCTAGTTTGATTCCAGGATTTGTCTTCTGCTGGATGTGCTTTCCTAAATGAGTTACATTTGGGTCAAGTATGAGAAGTTTGTTACCACTCAGGATAGAGGGAACATCTGTCACATGATAAACGGTATTGAATCCAAGTCCAAACTTTCCAAtcttttccactttgttttcctttgaggCTGAGCCAACTCTGACTATGTTCTTCCAATCATCACTTGTGAACTGCTCATTGTTAAAGGCCCAAAGACATGGTCCCTGACATAGGGCCATGTCAGGATCAATAAGACTTTCAGGAGGATCTTTGTGTTCTCTGAAATCTAACAAAAATTTACAGGCATCAGCTCCAGCATCCTCTGCATTCTGAATGAGTTCTTTGAAGATGTCACTATCTTCATCATACTCtttaagaatgttttttatCCTCATAGTTATCGGTTCAGATTGGCCACACTGTTCAATGCCTACTAACTCTGGAGCAAGGATGTAGTTACTTAGAAACCTTATTttcaaccattcagctgttgcTCTTGGTATTTCTTCATGTAGCAGATACATTTTCTCCTCACTGATCTGAAGTTCTTtcaatttacttttgtttacatCACAGAGGAGTGCCTCTGATTGTGGTTTCAGGGTAAACTGTTCATCTTCTGTAACAACTGGCACTGGGATGTCACCATTAactctttgctttgttttccacaACCAGCTGAGAATCTCAATGGAAACATTTACTTCGCCTGAAGTTGCAAAAGGCTGTTGTCTTGCTTCAATTTTTTGCTGGATAGAATAAAGAATATCAACAATTTCTTCATTCGAAAGTGCCGTTCTCAGACCACATCTCTGAAGCAGCTTCTTGAATGGCAAGAATTCATTTGGTACCTTCCCAATATAAGAGCTCAGATCCAGATCCTGAGGGTAGTTAAGAACCAAATCACAAGGAGAAACAAACTGGTCATTGGCCCACAGCCAGTCTGGCTCCTTGTGCATCAACTCTGCAAATTCAGAGATGTTTTGCTGCATGTGCCCGTAAATGCTATGAAGTTTTCTCTTGAAATCCACATTAGTGTCAGGATCATCCATGTCTCGTACAGTTGATTTCAGCATTGACAAATTCTCAATCACTGTCTCAGGTGGAGGCAGCCGTTTGAGGCCGAGCTTGGTGTTAACTCTATCACTGAGCTTCCCCATCAGAGGCATCACCTCTCCAACAATGTCCTCATACATTGTGTGTCTTatttcctctgagctgcagaaacaGCTCTTTGTAGGTTTGTCAAATCTATTTCGTTTTTCAGTTCCAGGCTGATCACATGGTATCCATTTTATCATCTTAAGGCGATGAAGTTGCTGATCAGAAAACTTTGACAGTAGATCATAGCCATCCAGCATTTCCAAGAGGACCTGTGCTCTTTTCAAAGCCTCATTTTCAGAGTTCACTTTGAGGTTTTCGACCAGTGTGGTGGCATAGAGCACATGCTCTGGTGTCAAATCTGCCTCTTTGTTTATCAATCCAATATCTATCAGGCTTTTCAgcatctgctgtgtttctgtgtatACTGGTGGAGGGAAGCTATCTGACTCAAAGATCATCTTAAAGGCTTTAACTGTTGGATTAAGAAAGTCTGCAGCCTGTTTCAGCTCTCTCTTTACTTCAATGAATCTCAGTTCCTGACACTTGTATTTTAGGTACTGGTTTTGAGAGAAAAGAATGTCACCATGCTGCAAAATCCAAGTCATTATGCTCTTAGCTCCTTGACTACTGCAGGTACCATtcttaatgctgtcaatcagGATAATGCCTACTGCATCTGGGCTCAAGCGATTCActttcagcagctttaaaaGTCTGTGATCAGCCTCAGTAGCACACTGAATAATTGAATCAGGCACAGGCAACTCTGAGGGTATAACCAGACCAGATGTTAGAACCAAAGCCTGCTTTGATTGAGCTGTGACCAACGATCCAGTCATAGTTTGAAACAGAGGAAGCTTCATGAGGAAATCTTTCTCTTGACCTGAGAGAGCATTTAAATGGGACAAATAGTCTTTCAgattttctcttgtcttttgAGACTCAGACTTCACAATTTTGATGACTTTCCCAGAGTCTAAATTCATCAACACCTTCATGATGTTCCTTGGAGATGGGTTAGGGACATAAGTTTCAAGGTCTTCATGTTTAAGCCACTCATTTCCTCTCACCACTGTACCGCCAGTTTTGGTCACCAGTTGAGCTATTTGGTCAGGCAAACTTTTCTGTCCTCGGTTCTGAAAAATGAGGGTTGTCCTCTGTTGTAGCTTTGCCAGTGATACAGGCTGACTGTCAGAGAGGGAACTGACAGGTATCAGAGGTATTTCCATGAAGCAACTTAACTTACTGAAATGAGAGTTCAGAAACCTCCAGAATTCCCAAAGCCAATCTAATGGTGGATGGTCACTTCTGTTGGTGTTCCAAGTAACAAGCCTTTTCTCCATCTGCTTCCAGTCCTGTGGTAGAAATTTTCTTGTATATTgctctatgtgttttttattagtgTTGATGACTTTGAATATCCCtggaaaacagataaataacaaaaacatatagcaaaattactttaaaaaaggaaaacatatatCTTTTATGTGGAATCACACAGTCAacataacatttgtttataaaaGTCAAAGTCAACATAACATACCTAGCTTGGCCAGTTCTTCCAGATGGTTTCTGCAAGTTGAACGTAGATCATGGGGGATGAAGAGGTGATTGCAGTATGGCAAAAGTGTTCTGCAAAAACATACACTATTTTATTATACTTGTTAtgcatttaacaaaaactaaGTCCAGTTTCAGTGACAAAAgttttacctttaaaaaaatacaataaagaagaaataatcaaatagaATAATCTAAAGTGAAAAAACAATGCTTTTTTGGACAATGAGGCAGTTGTgctaatgaaaaccaaaaatgatTTGTTAATTCGTGAATAATCAAACTGCAAAGAGGAGCTGTGTCTCACTTTCTTTTTGTATGCTTCAACATGAAATGTCATAGGAGAAAACTAGGTGTTGTGTTATTGGGGAAAAAGGTGTACAAGAGTATCACAGAAGGCACACCAATACGTGTGGCACACTTAATTACACTAAAGTTCTTGTTGCCAGCACAAAACCCCCTGAATAAATGCTGCCAAGATTGTGAAAGCATACATGATGAAGGCAGAGGAACAAGCCAAATGCAGCTGGGTTTTAACCACAAAATCTTTCTGGAGTGAAATAACAGTTCTAACCATTGAATAGACATGCTTTCATGCACaattcagttattaaaattaacataaagACAGACAAACTATAACCTTACCTTGGAAATTCCCTGTTGTCAATCAAAGCAGTGTCCTCTTCTTTCTTTGTGAAAGATCTGAAAGATCCATCACTGAGAGGAAGTAGCTGAAGACCCTCCAGTTCTTTGTATTTTCCATCACTCAATATGTACTCCAAAATACACAGTTTATCTTCTTGTCTAATGTTATGAACACCAGACCTGTGGAGAACCACTCTGAGGAAGCAGGGAGTTACATGTTGTGGGTTGGTGTGTGTAAATGTCTCAATGGCTGTCACTACAGTAGCTGGTACACTCACAAGATTTTCCCCGCAGGAAACTAAAGTCCTTTTAATGGCAGATACTGTCTCAGCTGTTGTTGGTCCATTGCAGGGTATCACAGCTTTTGATAGAGGGACAAACTGTGTTTCATCTCTGGCAAGAGAGAGAACAGCCATGTTCTCATTGAGTAAGTGATGAAAAACATCCACAGCAATATCAAGCCATTTGTCTTTGTGCTGCATTTGAGTAACATCAGGCCACAGGTTGTACACAGAAGATACAGGAAGAGTAGATTGCTGACAAAGTTTGATGGCATCTTGGATGATCTTCACATAAGCTTGTGGGAGCACCTTCTTCACAAGCAATTCATTCCACAAAGCATGTTCGTCATGTTTTTGGTCTTCTTCTTGCCACTTGATGTGTCTTCTGTTGTCTGTGAGACCAAAGCAGGCGTTGACATAAACTGGGAGACCGGTCTTGTTGGATTCATTGTTTGGGAGAGGGAGGAAGCAGCTCAATCTGCCTTGACCACAGTCTCTCTGCTCATCAAGCGGAAATGCCAAGTCAACTCTGGGTAAAAAGCTCAACTTTTTGGCAAGGTCATCAAGGTTTGGTGCTTTTCCCTCTTTCATGGTGCTTGTTGTTAAAAgccattgtgtttttttctgatcttcTGAATTTAGAGTTATCAATTTGATTCTTGTCAAGCCTTCAACATCAGACTCATCTTCTTGCTTCAGAAGAACTTCTGTTGGTTCTGAGGATTTTATTTGAAGCCTGGTGTTAATGGTACCATCCTGACTGATGTGGATCAAGGACACAGTGTccacacttttcaaaaagaGAAGGCTCAAGTCTGCATCTGCAATGAAGCTATCAAAAAGCTCAACCACTTTATCGGAATCATATAGATTGTCTGAAATCTCTGACGCTTTGTTGCGTAAGGGGAACCTGAAAAGTGTCCCAGAGAAGTGCTGATCCTCTATGATTGCTGACCATTCTTGCTTGCCTACAACTGAAACTATGTCTCTGTAGGGCTGGAACTGGTCATGCATTGTCATCAAAGCTTCTTGGTCTTCAGGTTCATTCAAAAACCACCAAAACCCCTTATCACCAAATATTTCCTCTTGGGGATCCATCAATCCAAGATGTCCTGAGCTGAAAATACTGGGCACATCTGTtgagaaatgcttttatttattatctctAAAATTATCTCTTAGTTAAAATCATTAAGTCAAAGCATGTTATCCTTCTAACAAATAAATTTTACCTGTTATGTGATAAACGGAGTTGAAGCCAATTCCAAATCTCCCGATTTTATTCGGGTCATTGATCTTGCCACTTCTTCCAGCCATTTGAATTCTTTCCCAGTCGTCTTCAGTAAACACAGCATTGTTGTAGGC contains the following coding sequences:
- the LOC102220996 gene encoding sacsin-like codes for the protein MSGKTRHKTRRSFGATAPPFLDYLKDILRRYPDGGQILKELIQNADDAQATEVIFIHDERSYGTESLWNANLGQYQGPALYAYNNAVFTEDDWERIQMAGRSGKINDPNKIGRFGIGFNSVYHITDVPSIFSSGHLGLMDPQEEIFGDKGFWWFLNEPEDQEALMTMHDQFQPYRDIVSVVGKQEWSAIIEDQHFSGTLFRFPLRNKASEISDNLYDSDKVVELFDSFIADADLSLLFLKSVDTVSLIHISQDGTINTRLQIKSSEPTEVLLKQEDESDVEGLTRIKLITLNSEDQKKTQWLLTTSTMKEGKAPNLDDLAKKLSFLPRVDLAFPLDEQRDCGQGRLSCFLPLPNNESNKTGLPVYVNACFGLTDNRRHIKWQEEDQKHDEHALWNELLVKKVLPQAYVKIIQDAIKLCQQSTLPVSSVYNLWPDVTQMQHKDKWLDIAVDVFHHLLNENMAVLSLARDETQFVPLSKAVIPCNGPTTAETVSAIKRTLVSCGENLVSVPATVVTAIETFTHTNPQHVTPCFLRVVLHRSGVHNIRQEDKLCILEYILSDGKYKELEGLQLLPLSDGSFRSFTKKEEDTALIDNREFPRTLLPYCNHLFIPHDLRSTCRNHLEELAKLGIFKVINTNKKHIEQYTRKFLPQDWKQMEKRLVTWNTNRSDHPPLDWLWEFWRFLNSHFSKLSCFMEIPLIPVSSLSDSQPVSLAKLQQRTTLIFQNRGQKSLPDQIAQLVTKTGGTVVRGNEWLKHEDLETYVPNPSPRNIMKVLMNLDSGKVIKIVKSESQKTRENLKDYLSHLNALSGQEKDFLMKLPLFQTMTGSLVTAQSKQALVLTSGLVIPSELPVPDSIIQCATEADHRLLKLLKVNRLSPDAVGIILIDSIKNGTCSSQGAKSIMTWILQHGDILFSQNQYLKYKCQELRFIEVKRELKQAADFLNPTVKAFKMIFESDSFPPPVYTETQQMLKSLIDIGLINKEADLTPEHVLYATTLVENLKVNSENEALKRAQVLLEMLDGYDLLSKFSDQQLHRLKMIKWIPCDQPGTEKRNRFDKPTKSCFCSSEEIRHTMYEDIVGEVMPLMGKLSDRVNTKLGLKRLPPPETVIENLSMLKSTVRDMDDPDTNVDFKRKLHSIYGHMQQNISEFAELMHKEPDWLWANDQFVSPCDLVLNYPQDLDLSSYIGKVPNEFLPFKKLLQRCGLRTALSNEEIVDILYSIQQKIEARQQPFATSGEVNVSIEILSWLWKTKQRVNGDIPVPVVTEDEQFTLKPQSEALLCDVNKSKLKELQISEEKMYLLHEEIPRATAEWLKIRFLSNYILAPELVGIEQCGQSEPITMRIKNILKEYDEDSDIFKELIQNAEDAGADACKFLLDFREHKDPPESLIDPDMALCQGPCLWAFNNEQFTSDDWKNIVRVGSASKENKVEKIGKFGLGFNTVYHVTDVPSILSGNKLLILDPNVTHLGKHIQQKTNPGIKLDLSQQRLFHCFPGLFGPYEGIFDCNFTQKCPPKPFDGTLIKLPFRSEEEAQRSEISKKVYHEQDIFVLQQNFMKNSQAHLLFLKNINMLSLKSISSNVSTPLRDEEIPTLLDLVKTVDNTMKISNETFIKKQQQAQKSLMKHDIKCTKVIDSSTVQIVQITSKQFGETEVQSWLIYNCFGIGQSLKMVLQENKTEKEKAVFSLPIGGVAVPLQQDTETGKLSPLQTDFTGQAFCFLPLPIQTGLPVNINSTFAVMSNRKGLWESGVKHKWNMALQEDPVVTAYITSLSALKKMSENKQLEAYCYYRFWPEREKVSDTFKPLVDAFYSKLVQCSSGLELFSDGEHWCSMNNAIFLHECIEENAEISKLAAQVCKKYMKAPNFVVPIPLWLRKSFKQAGQEKVLQDKTWTWEKFYQEMVFKNLATMDPKTRDTLVLHAVDLNIKEIDDLLTLYPCIPTSDGELQYIKKLVNPSGRVACLFEPDEGRLLGGTKQDFGSPRRIQRLLELGMASDHLSLEDITHKACTMTETWRVDKKKAYKNVKCLLELMKNHLNDKNSPHWKTLRMTPFLPAFSPGDIKMNENTMLQQPTAIFSDRFHPLVNMIHHVLDHIGLKIHNTDPVLDLLEVQNSPEPETVLQQLQEASKRSQSLDTSVLHKVAYECYKFLDQWISGCENGTFISQQANSFPFILIGSTFVNVNCVAENEQFEAKPYLHVLPHAFTSFRNLWETVGVGKMFTTTQFFSVLQELHSQHENKVLPERDLSICLTILMKGIFETKEKPTKECLIPNEHGVLQPAKELFYNDSPWMPVASGITLCHQNIPRPMAIHFGIQTTRHHTLKDCTVDNFSPFSFHFEQQEQLTVRIQNIIAAYPSKKDILKELIQNADDAEATEIHFIWDKRQHGKEKTFGKSWNSLQGPALCVFNNKVFSDDDLKGIQQLGEGGKQNLQGKTGKYGLGFNSVYHLTDCPSILTGDELLCISDPNQKYIESHSGKPPLGIGYNLVSGFKKMYTDVYESFLPEKFPLKEGTMFRLPLRTNMAAKSSNICQQDVTEDCMRELFSVLSEDPEGLILFLKNICKIEVHELDTTSKKLKTILTIERTLQQESRVKKETFAKQLQNAQQSKNPITPCKTFYEMTVSTSDKRQSEWIIAEQFGSFKNSNELKAAKKLPQGAIAAHVKKNSPHSVLTTNNDFQGAAFCSLPLPGKTGLPVHVNGNFEVDANRKNLWKVDGQSVKSNWNESLKQLIIAPLYADLLRYIRGKINVKKGFLQSLGHHFSDSYLRFWPIKTINVGPEWHEMIQHVYRSIKENELDVIPVLKTSTCKTARQELIEYSLDWCNLTKTDLVQAPYLTNSTNEKISLVLEALGMKLVPAFTKMRCIWESIQSAGIEVKEVSPATVRMFLQEKAINDPTQTDVDLPLPVTATLIQNEKQCSELLEFCLNDSQLKENAENDSTLLDGLPLLLTKDKLLRKFNSKFPKLISRYDRLFFGYENKFADHAINGKHNLLETLNLVKKLTLSNAAEFLKPIIQSLLQGCEVNPDSGLYVPNENILKWLEPLWFFISSEITPETSRVDKESLTVKDVKELLSDCCILPVVHPRGNNKHLLQAMKNMSSVIPHVSENNISPVLCKLGFLKLDYVFFSKLREQLNQIRDELLDVNNKISVLDQACKINHSEFRFLSSEEMKMFQNFLQSEVSMSKEYKTKLKSLPIFETTLGERVRIDGPQEVFILNSRHSETFPHLFTLCNSKSTFLKYNPENLGLSEMLEIKILSDLDYFMKFILPFVQTLTEKDTLDCLKLILLMRSEFDLSKNKDIIFSLKSVKLIRSSQGRLETASYYYDDSVELYKTMVSQQKFVPQTFWTDLSEGKDYQRLQARDLIRELGMKYEVTNDEIISFAHQLESEAKENRNLKMLKQKSKLLFKEALNKVATDKNERLLRDIADIKFIFPVKIHEDLCNYYQPSASENTTVQIRGSLIETDPKHQDLIWSSMPIIHLPFHVSQSLSQMIKNVGAHKQPPSENVTRNMKNICQSPCKTDQVIKTRADVFRHAYAYLQANGFDGQSLYDQPVVLVEKDNELFKADGVCLSLSHDLEFRPYLYPISSQDALYAEFFKKVGVKEEATAVHYCNVLTAVYDDSWNKKHLNGNQMITVKRAVYHLFLLIKTQREQTLNGDDHTLYLPAVDGKLHTSSSLFYNDTVFEIQRLKEGLEDKFLLLEKLSECHLGSDIFEQHRLVKMLPQKLQPKMLSQITEEKVVESDMQPCELGNACEFSGWFDKHLSSEGFKDGLICLLREQTEGKITQEDATDMCEKTFGSIQIVCYKSLKTMLWLDEQPLHKTARDTDVFVRQEQQGLTLFLKHNDDMAPKVINKVNMILTKGINALLGHRIALVHLPVLGQLLMCDSLQDVKQTLADNDIRDSVNIETKTLSPPDPGTNIPDEWHDSLDMSFLNNFEEGEYVGYSTNSMYIYAVIVKELPGCSGRCSWRYKIDIGEDEPVEVSHLDLYQFKRDKKIKTDGINCTSSLELVVKNVSRSCQPPQSSLPTCLDEAKREIDKCLAEIWNLPEEERRKAVKRLYLRWHPDKNPDCQDLATEACKYLQNRINELSNPSNSGRSSNFRDFYQQWNQEARHHRSGRERFFRSTGSHFYNFWTHYTNVPRPNKEEAKRWCKQARCDLDAAHKDTSGGSTEWCLFKVHQAVEKALIAAGYKHDGEHTTSSSISTTAAKVSCYHPQLRDLPQIVADLKSLGVDAKKTQYPNCHPFPHIPNEKFRSENGILAVNKASELLNKVEVYVN